Genomic window (Gemmatimonadota bacterium):
GAGTCATTTGTGGTGCGCTACCGGATCGAAAGGCCGTAGGTCGCCCGGGGGGCACGACGCCACGTTGGATAACAAGAGGGTTTCCGGCTTCGCGCCACGCCTTCGGCGCGGCGCTTCGTCCCAACCGGCCTTCGAGCCCAGCCGACAGCCCTAGCGGATAAGATGCTCTAGGACGTAGCTTGACCCGAGACGGGAGTAGCCGGGCCGGTTCGGAAACCCCGAAACGTTAACCGCCATGCCATCGGTGTGTGGCATTCAGGCCGCCCTGAACAGCGTTGGAGTGGGCTTGGAGGCGGCCGGGGCAGGCCTGCCGGAGACGGTACAAAGGCGGAACCTCCATGCGCGCACGCGGACGGTGGCGCTGCGACGAGGTGGCCTGGCCTGCCCGGATTCGATCTACTGAACAGCGCTTGCAGGCGTGTGTCTCGAGCGGAAGTGCCGCACGGCGTTTAACAAAGGGGATTCCGGCTTCGCGCCGCGAGATGCGGCGCTCCGACCCAACCGGCCCTGAGGACCAGGCGCCGGCCCTGGCGGCTAAGGTGGTCCAGACGTAGGGTGTCGGAAGGCGGGAGCAGCCGGGGCCGGTTCGGAAGCCCCGAAACGTTATAAGAAAGCCCGCAGGAAGCCGGATCCGTGAAAACGGACCGGTTCGTGGGGGTGGTTGAGGTAGGGATATGGCTTCAGGTCAGGTGACGTAGGCGGGCTCGATTTTGGGCGAGTTCGCCTGCTTGGTCGGAGTCCAGGGCGTTCCAGAGGTCGACGGCCTGTTGGAGGTTCAGCCAGAACTCGGGCTCGGTGCTAGTGGAATCGAGCCAGTCGGAGGGCAGTGTCCGGCGTGACCGAGCGCTTGCCCTTCACGATCTCATTCATGCGGGGTAGGACATCCGCAGGCGCTGGGCGGCCTCTTCTGCGTGATCCCGAGAGGGATCAGGAAGTCTTCAAGGAAGATCTCGCCGGGATGGGTTGGGCGTCGGCTTTGGCAAGCGCATGGTGGCACCTCGTCATTCAGAGCAGCTCAATCGATAGTCCACGATCTTTACGTCTTCGGGTCCCATCTCGGTCCATCGGAAGCAGACCCGGTATTGATCGTTGATTCGGATGGAGTGAAGCCCGGTGCGGTTGCCCTTGAGCTTCTCGAGCCTGAGGCCGGGAAGGACAGGGAGACCAGAGACACGGCCGCGTTCAGTTGGTCGAGGGTTCTGGAGGCACGCGCGTGAAGTGCGGACGCCAACGTCTTCCGGGCAGCCTTGGAGTCGGTGCCATCGAAGATGTCCTCGGTACCCTCGGTCCTTGAACGATAGGATCAACGGATCAGTCGTCCGGGGGGAGAGGTTATTTATGCTTGCTGGTAACCATAAAGCGGCGGGCCGGAACAGGCAAGAAGGGGGCCCCCCGTGAGGGCAGGGGTTGGCGGGTGGGTTTGCGACGACCGCGGGCCATCTTATAACACACGGTGAGCGGCCGCGGCAGTGCCGCTACGCCCC
Coding sequences:
- a CDS encoding type II toxin-antitoxin system RelE/ParE family toxin, whose translation is MILSFKDRGYRGHLRWHRLQGCPEDVGVRTSRACLQNPRPTERGRVSGLPVLPGLRLEKLKGNRTGLHSIRINDQYRVCFRWTEMGPEDVKIVDYRLSCSE